One window of the Rhipicephalus microplus isolate Deutch F79 chromosome 2, USDA_Rmic, whole genome shotgun sequence genome contains the following:
- the LOC119185972 gene encoding putative nuclease HARBI1, with product MASWADGSAADFRDFLNRACQFAFGEVYRYSPAVRIVRDAVNPMEFYDEEDFSFRFRFTKASVIAIMSELQLKKNTDRRGTPLPPLLKVLITLRFYGTGAMQTVVGDLVRVSQQYVSRCVWEITQVICLRLFPKYVRLPDAADANAVMARFYAIGLFPGVTGCIDCTHVPIVSPGGENAEVFRNRKGYFSLNVQAITGPELQFFDVVASWPGSVHDSRIFTNSRVMALYEQKAVPGVLLGDQGYACLPFLMTPLKNPQTSAEKRYNKSHIKTRNSVERAFGVWKRRFACLRVKLLTDTDRSAAIITACAALHNIACLRRDPCPLSDEAHPDVNLPDNPSQGDPDTVAGAQVRSCYIRRCFSSGNEHTGPVQT from the exons ATGGCGTCGTGGGCGGACGGGAGTGCGGCTGACTTCAGGGATTTCTTGAACCGCGCTTGTCAATTCGCCTTCGGAGAGGTCTACCGGTATTCACCGGCAGTGAGGATAGTTCGCGATGCGGTCAACCCCATGGAATTCTACGATGAAGAAGATTTTTCATTCAGGTTTCGCTTCACCAAGGCGTCTGTCATTGCAATCATGTCGGAACTGCAGTTGAAAAAGAACACGGACCGAAGGGGAACCCCGCTCCCACCGCTGCTGAAGGTGCTCATCACGCTTCGGTTTTACGGCACTGGTGCCATGCAGACAGTGGTTGGCGACCTCGTGCGCGTCTCACAGCAGTATGTGTCGCGTTGTGTCTGGGAGATCACCCAGGTCATATGTTTGCGGCTGTTTCCCAAATATGTGCGACTCCCCGATGCAGCAGACGCGAATGCTGTGATGGCCCGCTTCTACGCAATTGGCCTGTTTCCAGGTGTAACGGGGTGTATAGACTGCACGCACGTCCCGATTGTGAGCCCTGGAGGCGAGAACGCCGAGGTCTTCCGCAACCGCAAGGGATACTTCTCACTTAATGTGCAG GCTATCACTGGTCCCGAGCTCCAATTCTTTGACGTAGTTGCCAGTTGGCCTGGATCTGTGCATGACAGCAGAATATTCACCAACAGCAGAGTGATGGCTCTCTACGAACAGAAGGCTGTACCTGGCGTTCTCCTTGGTGACCAGGGGTATGCGTGCCTACCATTCCTCATGACACCACTGAAGAATCCTCAAACAAGCGCAGAAAAGAG GTACAACAAGAGCCACATAAAAACGAGAAACAGTGTGGAGCGTGCATTTGGAGTGTGGAAAAGGCGCTTCGCATGCCTGCGGGTAAAGCTGCTGACGGACACTGATCGGTCTGCAGCTATCATAACAGCATGTGCAGCGCTCCACAACATTGCCTGTTTGCGTAGGGACCCATGTCCACTCTCCGATGAAGCACACCCCGACGTTAATTTACCCGACAACCCCAGCCAAGGAGATCCCGACACTGTTGCTGGTGCACAAGTACGCAGCTGCTACATCCGCCGGTGTTTTTCCTCTGGGAACGAACACACAGGTCCAGTGCAAACCTGA